Genomic segment of Callithrix jacchus isolate 240 chromosome 9, calJac240_pri, whole genome shotgun sequence:
TTTCTTGAAAATACTTTACATTACTTTAGTAAGGGAAGGAtgtgttgctgctgttgttccAATGGCACTGAAGTGCCAGAGACAGTTTCCTGGTTAGCACTATTTTATGAGTTTTGTTAATGTGTAGATTTCCCTAACTGGACCGTGAGTGCTTTGAACTCAGGAATTGGGAATTGTATCTTCTTCATTTTGGTCTCCATCGTGCTTTCATAGTTCCAGAAATGTGGTCGATACTTAACATATGTCAGTGAAACTACTGATTGAATGAATAGAAATGTAGATTGAGATTCTTCTGCTTGTGTAGTACTTGGCGTTCagtgttagaaaaaaatccaGTCACTTATGTTCTATGTTAACGTTTTAAGGACGTTATTATGTcactttattttaccttttatttcttttcttgtaggtGAAAATGCGTGGAAAAGacttttttgaatttctttgtcAACTAATCCTGAAAGAAGCAGATGAAAAAGAACGGTTTTCCCAAGGATCTCCAAGCAACTGCCTGGAAACTTCTTTGGCAGAGATATTTCCTCTAGGAAAAAATCGCAGCTCTGAAGTTAATTCAGACAGTGGTGTTCCGGGGTTAGCAGCCAGTGTCTTAGCTGTGAGTCACGGTGGCTTCATGAAAAGCCTGTTTGATTATTTTCTGACTCACCTTAAGTGTTTCTTACCAGCCACTCTGAGCAGATCCGAACTTATGTCAGTCAGTCCCAATACAGGgatgagtgtttttatcataaacttagagaaaggaagagaagttaAACCAACAGTTCAGTGTATTTGTGTGAACCTACAGGATCATCTAAATGGACTGACCGAAACTCACTAAGATTAAATCTGCATCAAAATCTAACCATGTTGAGCCTCTGAAGGGAGTGCCATTGGCTTTATTTACTTCTCTCCTCTGCTAGTGCTGATTTGGAAACAGTCAAAAGCAAATTATAAAGCTCAAGTGGAATCATAGCCACATAAAACTTTAATGGACAACCAGATAGAATTAACTTATCTTGTTTAAGTACAGTTGGCATTTTCCAAAGTAATT
This window contains:
- the TIGAR gene encoding fructose-2,6-bisphosphatase TIGAR isoform X2 — encoded protein: MARFALTVIRHGETRFNKEKIIQGQGVDEPLSETGFKQAAAAGVFLNNVKFTHAFSSDLMRTKQTMHGILEKSKFCKDMAVKYDSRLRERKYGVAEGKALSELRAMAKAAGEECPVFTPPGGETLDQVKMRGKDFFEFLCQLILKEADEKERFSQGSPSNCLETSLAEIFPLGKNRSSEVNSDSGVPGLAASVLAVSHGGFMKSLFDYFLTHLKCFLPATLSRSELMSVSPNTGMSVFIINLEKGREVKPTVQCICVNLQDHLNGLTETH